From a single Apium graveolens cultivar Ventura chromosome 2, ASM990537v1, whole genome shotgun sequence genomic region:
- the LOC141708674 gene encoding 21 kDa protein-like, with product MEGSSMKFASAKTFLLLTISFNICINSSLAIDYGAEKASTEFIKASCSKTTYPNLCFTSLLSHTSAIQTSPRLLAQTALSVALDQVVSTSAAMVRLSKAPGLKPREVGPMKDCLEELTDSIDELKRSMGEMSQLNGSPNYALLMSDIQTWVSSALTDEDTCMDGFAGIAGNTKNVVRGRILNVVHLTSNALALINNYNSLHG from the coding sequence ATGGAAGGCTCCTCAATGAAATTCGCTTCTGCAAAAACTTTTCTTCTTCTAACTATCTCCTTTAATATATGCATCAACTCAAGCTTGGCTATCGACTATGGAGCCGAAAAGGCAAGCACCGAGTTCATCAAAGCCTCTTGCAGTAAGACTACTTACCCTAATTTATGCTTCACCTCTCTCTTAAGTCATACAAGTGCTATCCAAACAAGTCCTAGGCTTCTAGCGCAGACAGCTCTCTCAGTCGCGCTGGATCAGGTGGTTTCGACATCTGCTGCCATGGTTAGGTTGTCAAAAGCCCCCGGCCTGAAGCCCAGGGAAGTTGGGCCTATGAAAGATTGCCTTGAAGAGTTGACGGACTCGATAGACGAGCTTAAAAGATCCATGGGAGAGATGAGTCAGCTCAATGGATCCCCAAACTATGCGCTGTTGATGAGTGACATACAAACCTGGGTCAGTTCTGCTCTGACAGACGAGGACACTTGCATGGACGGGTTTGCAGGGATAGCCGGGAACACGAAGAACGTTGTGAGAGGAAGGATTTTAAATGTTGTTCATTTGACAAGCAATGCTTTGGCATTGATTAACAACTACAATTCTCTTCATGGATAG